In Lolium rigidum isolate FL_2022 chromosome 3, APGP_CSIRO_Lrig_0.1, whole genome shotgun sequence, the genomic window ccgtgcagagtggagattttgtgcgtgtggggaatgacaatCGAGTGCAACATTGTTGGCATTGGTTACTGTTcggatcaagacccatgatgggatgacacgcacgttgacggagtgaaacacataccctccatggcgaggaatttgatctctttgagtacccttgattgtgacgggtacaagtacaaaggtgggaacaaacttttgaaggtatcatcaggctctctcattattatgattggtgatatgaattctgcgaaattatatgtccttagaggtagcactttgtctggtattgttgctgctgttagttctgatgaatctagtaagactaacctttggcataagcgtcttggacatatgagtgagcttggcatggcagcttggcatggcagaattggcaaagagagaactaattgatggctgcgatttaggtaagcttgagttctgtgagcactgcatctttggtaagcataaaagagtaaaatttaatgcttccgttcataccaccaaaggcattttagattatgtacatgctgatgtttggggtccgtcccatagaacttctaatggtggtgctaattacatgcttactattattgatgattactcaaggaaagtgtggccatatttcctgaaacataaatatgatgtttttaatgcttttaagaagtggaaagttatggtagaaatccaaactgaaaagaaggttaagatactccgtactgacaatggtatggaattttgttcaaatgaatttgatgagttttgcagcaatgatgggatggtaagacatcataccattccgtacacccctcaacagaatggtgtggctcgaacgcatgaacaggaccattatttcgagggctcgttgcatgttgtctaatgcaaagatgcatagaagttttgggctgaagcagcctccaccgcatgttatctcatcaacaggtcaccttctgttccacttgataagaaaacttcaattgaggtatggtctggttcgtctgcgattattcagatttgagagtttttggttgctgcgcttacgctcatgttgataatggaaagttggagccaagggctgttaagtgcatcttccttggttatggttcaggagttaaggcatatagattatggaatcctgaaactaagaaaattgtgttgagcaggaatgtcgtttttaatgaggcggttatgtttaatgatagtccgtctactgATATTTCTAATGCTATTGACTCTCctgatgtttctgatgatgagcagcacagaattggcgtgcaggtggagcacgcaaaggagaatgaaaatgtggttcctgaaacccaccatgatgataatgatgttccaccttcaccacctattgttcagcgacaaggacggtctattgctgctgaccgccctaagagaaatattgcacctcctacccgattaattcaagaacgtgatattgttgattatgctttgagttgtgctgaacaggtggagcatgatattgaaccagctacatatactgaagccactgcttcggttgataaagagaagtgggtaggtgcgatgcaagaagagatacAATCGCTTgataagaatggcacatgggatgttgtgcacttgcctaaacaaaagaaggctgtccgctgcaagtggatatttaaaagaaaggaaggtttgtctcctaatgagcctccacggtttaaggcaaggttagtagcaaaaggtttcgagtcaaattccaggtgttgattataatgatgtattctccccggttgtgaaggatagttctattcgtgctttctttggtattgttgctatgcatgatcttgagcttgagcagctagatgtaaagactgcttttctgcatggtgagttggaggaggagatatatatggaccaacctgaaggttatgttgtacctggtaaggaggatcttgtttgcaaattaaagaggtccctttatggtgcaGAAACGGTCGCCACGAcgagtggtataaaaggtttgattcatttatgcttacacatggttttgagagatctcagtatgatagttgtgtgtatatcaagtttgttaatggatcacctatttatttgctgctatatgttgatgatatgttgattgctgccaagagcatgaaagagatcacgattttaaagaatcaattaagtagtgaatttgagatgaaggatcttggtcctgctaagaaaatactaggcatggaaattaaaagggacagaaagtctagtttgttgtttcttagtcaggaaaagtacattgagaaagttcttcatcgttttaatatgcatgatgcaaagtcggttactactcctattgcttctcatttcaagttgtcggctttgcaatgtcctagctacgaagatgatattgagtacatgtctcgagttccctattctagtgcttgttggttccttgatgtatgccatggtttgttcacgtcctgatctgtcatatgctatgagtttggtcggtcgatacatggctaatcctggtaaagaacattggaaagctgttcggtggattttcgggtaccttcgcggcacatcaaaagcttgcttgaggtttggcgggattggtgaggggctcgccggatatgtggattcagattatgtcggcgatttggataagagaaggttcctcacaggttatgtgtttcttgttggtggatgtctttgttaggctggaaggctactttgcatgatcttgttgcacaatctactacgaggctgagtacatggctattgcttgaggaaggtaaagaggctgtttggctgaaaggtttatatgcttgagctttgtggagataattcttgcattaagttgttcggtgacgagtcaaagtgctatttatcttactaaagatcagatgtttcatgagaggacaaagcacattgatattaagtaccacgcaatcagagatgtggttgcaaaaggtaaagtgacggtatgcaagattagtactcatgataatcctgctgatatgatgactaagcttgtccctgtgtccaagtttgagctttgctcaagcttggttggtataactgtttagcccaagtggctattggcgccagcaagtgttttctttgttgattcaggtgattgttgaagttcattctacaaggaatttgtctcaaggtggagtttgttatattgtgatccaaattccaagaagaggctaacttatgacgagcggagcgaggcccgtcgcccgtTTAcaaacggatcgttgccaccgtctatatatttttccctgtaagccgccgctagggttttgtggcatcattgtacacccacggcatttgtaaacaccaccgaaatagtgaagttttgctggctggtgcccgtggtttttcccttgtgtgttgtaagggttttccacgttaaaatctcgtgtcccctgcagtgttttatttttcgctcttcgtttattgtgcatctcaattataacaATAGACAAGCCAGCAAATTAGTAGGTTTTTATCTCAGTTATCGCAGTGATACATTTTCTGAAGTTACTTTTTGCCAGTCTACTCCGTACAACACTTATCAATTTCTCACATTGATCGCGAGTAAAGTTCACGGCAGCGAAGACATAAGGCAAAGAGCTCCTCAAGTCGTGATCCCTGACTCCTGAATTAGCACAATGGTACAGCCAATGATACAGCACTGACTGGTACCCCAAAAGAGAGGAGAGCTCCAAGCAAGCATGCATGAGAATGAGAGAAAGCAACAGCTAGATGCTTCACGCCAGGACACAACACACAGAACAAGCGACTACATCGGTCATCACCCTCCCTCTGAATCCAAGAGAAAAACAAGAGGCAACAAAGCTCCCTACTACTAACTATGGTAGATGTGTTTTACTAGACTGATTAGCATCAAACACTCATTAACTGAAGCTAACTAGAGCAAGCCCGGACGTTACAGGATGCTTAAACTTCAGACTTCAGAGCCCGTGGCTGTGATGCCGGAAGAAATGCGCCGGGGAAGGAGCGGGCGCCGGCGGGAGCATCGTGAAGTTCTGGAGGCCGCCGGGGAACGGCCAGGAGCCGCCCGGAGCAGCTGATAGCGGCATCGTGATGGGAGCCGGCACGGGGCACTGGTAGCACTTGGTGAAGAGGCCGAAGGAGTCGATCTGGCGAACGAAGTTGGTCATGCTCGCCCAGCCGCCGAAGCCGAAGCCGACCACCAGCACCCACACCACCACGAACGTGTTGATCACGTACGTCCCCGTCCATCGCCCGGCGAACCGCGGCGGCTGCTCCACCGCGTTCTGCATGTCAACATTCAGACAAGAGTTGATTAATTTGGGCCATAACAGAACAGAGTTACATACTTACATTGCAATTGTTCATCTTTCTAAGAGTACAGCTGGTGTCCTTTTGAGGCACTTTGCTGTGGTGTCCGTCCAAGGTCCATTGGCCATATATGGGGGTCGGGTCCGAGCACCAGGTGGTACAAAAGCACCTTTGTCGTATTAGGCGCTTTTCACTTTACTTCTACGAAGTGTGCGAAATAGTTGACGCTGCTGGTGTTTGTCTTACATCCAGCACGACCACTAATTATGTTTCACGCTTAATCATATATAGCCATAGCTTTAAGTTGCGCTCGAGTGAAAAGTTGTGCTGCAAGCTGTGCCAAGTGACATCTAATCAAGGCCTAGCTTCATAGCTTGGCCTTGGCATGCCAATGCAAAGCAACCAAGTTACGAGATGCCCAAAGAATATAGAAGGTGTGCAATAAGCTAAAGTGAAAGCAAAGTGTAACTGTTCTCAATTCTAAGATGCACAATGTACTCCTAGCAAGGACAGTAAAACAGGGAGAGTAAAACATTAGTTTTACCTCACGGGCGTGCGCGGAACGGTATGTGACCATGTGCGCGAGCGCCGGGATGATGTAAACGGTGAAGCTGACGAGGAGCGATCCGACGGCGGAGTTGATGGGCCCGAAGAAGGGGAAGACGATGGCGAGGAACCAGATGGGGACGACGACGGGGAGCCTGGCGGCGGCGCGCTTGCAGAGGCTGCGGCAGTCGTGGAGGCCGATGAGCTTCTCCCAGACGAAGTAGAGCGGCGTGCATGCGAAGCCGAAGGTGATGATCTGGTGGACGAGCATGAGCACGACGGCGGCGTCCCGGAACGGCGTGCGCGGCAGCAGCGACAGCGCGTTGGAGTGCGTGAGCAGCTGGTCCCCGAACGCCCAGTACACGCTCGCCGCCGACGGCAGCGTCAGGGTGAGCACGTACAGCGTCGCCAGCAGGTAGATGGCCTTGAACTTCTGCGGCCGCCACATCGCGTGCATCACCTCCCTGAAATTATAACGTAAGATATAGGTGATTAATTAGAGTTAGATCGAGCTGCTGTAAATCATGGACCGATGTTTATACTGCAAAGCCTGCAACGAGGTGACTGAAGCGTGGCGTGCAGTGCTCTTTGCATTTTCATTTCTGTTCGTGCAGTGCGCGGCGCTGCAGCGCTCTTGCAAGCTAGTGTGATACAGACTACAGAGAGCTCTGCGCCATTTTTCGGTGGTGTTTGTATCTGCGGACAGGCGTTATCGTATGTAGCACGGGTTGAAGAAGCAGGGCAGGAGCCCTGCTGAATGTAAAAAGCAGCAAATGCTCCTAGGGTAGAGCGGCTCTTTCCCTGTGGCTGGCCAGAAAATGAATGGGATGGGATGGCCGGACCGCCGGAGGCCAAGGTTTCAGAAGAACAGAGATGCCCTGTCAGTGCAAATGAAACTGCACGCATTTGGTGCCAAGGCTGAACAGTGCACAGAGGCTGTCTGGCTTGGCATGTGTCAGCTTGCTACTTACTTTGTACCTTCATTTCGAAATTGTTTTTGGAACAAGACATTTTGAAATTGCTGTGGGCCAAGGCTGTCTCGTCCATCCGCAGCACGCAAGAAATTGGACTAGCGTGTACACTTGTGGTCACATTCTGAAATGTACAACCTACTAGCTAGTAAATTATGCAGTCTATTCAACTGCATACAACGGAATAGAGTGGGCTTGCTGTGCTCACCGGATAACACAGAATTTTGGCGGAGTTGGCCATATGTCCAGGCCCTAGAGCCCAGAGGTCCACATGCCAGAACCCATTACTCATCTAATGAAAACTATTAATTACTGACACTAAAATATCAGTAAATTGATAGGAGTGCAGGGTGTTCGTTGGCTTACACAGTAACAGCATGCCCACCGAAGGTGTAGAGAATGTTGGTGGCCCCGGTGAAGTAGAGCACCATCTTGGTCGGGCCCGAGTGCTTCACACCGTCAACCTAAGTACAGGCGTCCACAAAGATGAACAGCACAAGTGTTCGTCAGCTTAACTTCATTCAGTGTTCTTCACACCATCTACTAATTCAGATGCGAAATGATAGAGATGGTGTGTACTATTGAACGGACCTGGCCATGGAtgagggaggcgacggcgaggtaCCAGGCGGTGTAGGTGGTCATGACGAGGCCGAGGAAGGACCAGATCCGGTAGTTGTGGAAGGACGGGATGAACACCGTCGTGGCGCAGCAGGCGCCGAAGATGTACGTCCACGTCCTCTTGTCGAGCCGGTCGTTGATGTAGTAGATGTTGCTGCAATGCAAACGCACATCAGACAATAGCTCGTAATCAGACACCCGCTTTAGTTAACCTAGCTCAGGCCTAATCATTCCGGAAGAAACAAATTAAACGAGCCCTCCGAGACGACACTTTTCTCTATTACCCGTGTCCATGCTTTACCAAACAGAAATGATGAGCGACATTAGCTCAGTTCATGGTCTGGTACCTGGCGCAGGCGATGAGCTGGATGACGGAGCCGAAGAGGAGGAATGTGCAGTTGAAGGCGAGGCCGACGTTTCTCCAGTGCCGCCCGAGCAGCCCGTCCAGCACCTCGAACCACTGCAATTCAGACAAGCGTTTCAGTTCAGACTTCTGACCGACGACATGCAAGACGGCCAAGCAATGGATCTGCAAGCTATGGAGGGAGACATCGATCGATCTTCTCCTACCTGGATGACATGGTTCCTGAAGTCCGCCTTCTCCCTCTCCTTCCTGGTCCTGTACTCCAAGTACAGGATGCTGATGAGGTACGCCGTCCAGCTGCCCATTAAGCCGTAGAAGAGCTGGAACAGTATGCCGCTCAGCATTCCCAACTGCGAGAAGGAGTATGGCAACGTCAGCAGCACCTGGGCCACCTGATCAGGATGAAACCATTCAGACAAAGTGAGGACTAGCAAGCTAATGCAGGACACAGCAGACACTAGTGCCGCCATGAGATCTCCTGAAGAAACTGAGGAGAATGTTCACCTGGTTGGAAGCGCAGCTGAACCAGGCGTCGTAGGCTGAGCCCCCGTGCCAGAGGAGGCCGGAGAGCCGCGACTTTGCGGCGCTGGAGTCGCCGTCTTGCTCCATCTCCTCGTACCGGCCTACGCCGATCGTTCCTGGCACCTTCTCGTCGGCGAGGCTTTCATTGGCTGCTGCGGCCATTATCCCTCCTCAGGCCTTGCTTCTTGACGCTTGTTTGTCCTGACTCCTCTGTGTTACTTCTTGAGCTAAGACTCTCTCGTCACGTTTTTGTTGATCGAGTTTATACTTTATAGTGGAGTAGAGCCCTTCTGTTGGGATGCCTCTGCCTAGTGGAGTGAAGAGAGGACGGGGAGCGGTGTCATATATAGAGAATCGTATTACCatgcaaacaaaaaaaacaaaaaaaaaaaaacggggtGCTAGCAGTAGCAGGGTCCTAACAGGGAGGGTTAATAAAGCCCAACATGTGAGCATAAAGAAAAATGTCTTTTCCCTAATCTCTCTGTTTCTTTCCATGACCTCTTTTGGCTACAATTGGAGAGAGAAACGAAAGAGGACAAAGAAACGTTAAAGGAATAAATATGACCAGTTTAAAAGTGTTTAACTCTTTTGTCAGATGGTCATACTTTTGATTGTATTTGAAAGATTTACCAACTCATAGATGGCCATTTTATTTGTACCTCCACAATTTTCTCACAATTTCTCAAACTTCAAAGTGTCTCTACTGACGCGTACATGTGTGCTCGCGTGGAACCCTAAACCGCCCTAAACCTAGTGAATTCGGCACATTTGCATGGAATCCTAAATCAGCCTcacgcggcggcgccgcgccgccgccggggcgcccgcctcctcccctcccttCGCCCCCTCCCGCGCTCTCCTTTCCGCCGGCGCCACCGGGAGCAtcaccgggcaaagcccgggcggtgtGGTGTCGGCTGTGGACTTCACTCCTGGCGCCGAGTTGACGGGGATGATGTCGCTCGTCGGGTCTTCTCATGGCGTCGGTGTAGCGAGGGGATGGCAGCCACAGCAGATCTGACGGCCGCAAGATGCCGAGGCGGCGCCATTCAGTCTGTTCGGGCTCGATGGGGCTTGGGCGGAAGGGATGTGCGGCTCCTGCGGGAAGCGACGTGCGATCCTCGTTTGTGTTCCTTCCACTTCACGAGGGCGACTGGAGTATCTACTCTAGGCAcggcggtggtggtcttctctttaGCCGGAGGATATCGGATAGTTTTGTGGCTAGCTTCGGCGGATCTCGGGATCTATCATATAGCTCCCGACGGCGCGCATGgttgccggtgaaagccggccctgACTTTGGTCATAGCGGACGATGGCGACGCATGcttgtcgttaccttgttgaaggcattgtatcTGCAGTCTACGTCCTTTTCGCATGGGTATcttcaggggaaaccctagattcgggtctcccggatcggacgatggcagctgatgagcgcagattgcacacagttggggaaccccaagaggaaggtatgatgagcacaacaacaagttttccctcggtaagaaaccaaggtttaaccaaccagtaggagaaatgcgtgacttctgaaggtgttgctagctgactaagtgacagggcgcactaccgacgtcagcaacaacgtgaaacctgcacacaacacaaccaaaatacttcgcCCCAAcctacaatgaggttgtcaatctcaccggttttgctgaacacaaaggattgaatgtatcgagtggaaggagatgtttgcagtaattaaagacaacagtgcttgcggaaagtaaacagagcaggattgcagtggatgaatttatcaagGAAAGGACCAGagcccacagttcactagaggtgtctctccataaagttaAATAAcattcatgttgggtgaacaaattacagctgggctgacagaatatcgaccatacatgacaagatgattactatgagatttgtttgggcattacaacataatacacagacccgtaatccaactacatctatgactaACAATCCACCtatcggttatcgtccgaacgtctttcagtattaagttgtcggcaacagattatcacattaagcaatgtgtgtaaagtaaacaatataattacccttagataaaacattgttgttttctctctagtagcaacaacacatctacaagctTAGAAGTTATtggcactcttccagaaaactagaggcatgaacctactatcgagcataaatactctctcttgaagtcacaagcatctacttggctagagtatctactagcaacggagagcatgcaagatcacaaataacatatgacatgaatatataatcgacctcagcatagtatacaatattcatcggatcccaccaaacacaacatgtatcattacataaagatgatcttgatcatgtagggcagctcacaagatctaacacatgaggcacaaattggagaagataaccatctagttattgctatagacccatagtccagggatgaactactcacgcatcacttcggaggtgggcatggcgatgtagatgcctccggcgatgatttccccctccggtagggtgccgggaagagcttcagaacctgccgagctagggtctgcgatggcggccgcgacggaactttttgtggatggagacgcgggtattcagggttttcccgagatagtgtttaaataggcggaggggcgatgtcggtggtggccagggtggcccacaccacccctaggcgcgagccAGGGTCAGGCCGCAcctagggctggcgtggccgccctgttgccccccttcgactcccctctagACTCAGTCTTCGTTACggagaaatattgacttcggcttttgtttcctccaattccgagaatatttcctatacaacttttctgaaatacaaaaacagcagaaaacagggaactagcactgtggcatcttgttaataggttagtgctgaagaatgtataaaagtgcaacgaagtgcgagcaaaacatatatgaattggtgtaaaacaagcatggagcataaaaaactatagatacgtttgagacgtatcaagcatccccaagcttaactcctgctcgaccTCGAGTagttaagtgataacaaaataatttttgaggtgacatgaagtcaacacaatcttgatcaagcattttAAAGCATTGTGAgaagggatcaaagtactctaaacataggcatgatagatataattcaatagaacttagcaacaatgttataacatgaagagtaactcaaacaaaggatcatgaataataatgcattgaaagcaactgtttgtttatgagcatagagtaaacataacaaagtggcacTCAACATGTTCTTTAtgaaatagcaaaacataaatgctaggacaccttcaaagttcagagggtggctagatacaagtaatttaagaacaagaaaTAGTCATAATCTTGAATCAataaataataattttgggactatgcacattgcactaagaatgacaactatgatcccttaattggtgcataaagtagaagatgaagactcaacataaaagtaagcaagattaacaagttttataaaccttccaaaaagtatggtactcattagttttgagctctcattgcccctatcataagcatcttgaatggttaaagttaatgtgagaaaaatatgagctatatgcttgacaaatcacaagttgaaaatctcatgccccttgaatacgagtacctaaatatCATGCTACTCAATTTAGTTCCCAAATAagatcttgtcattgtaagtatacacgtatcatcgagaaccgccaaaggggtacctcttgccccatgaCATGGGAGCAttcccataccaaaatgacaagacaaacagacaatgagcatctcagcaatctttttatttactatgggtatagctttttattgaaaatgcttcatagaatgctcactatggtttgctgtaaatttccaccatgaatgatgcatggcttagattagcggcccagacgtttctctaactcatatacaaactccatggacttacaagttttcattttatttcgcactgctaggcatccataagaaaaataacatgacatcaactaaatatgaataagtgcaatgctGAAAGCGTTTCCCGtgaaagcatggttatgctaactctcaacttgcaatttgcaaacatataaacttcataagatagtcacaatgatcaaatttattaagtacaagaaagtaaatgtgccatcaagttcgtgagagttttactgactaattttctcatgccaaaatttaatttagaaaataaataaaaacatgatgaatttacttggaatagcaataatgctaataggtagatatggtgaaaacaattggcaaactttgttttatggtagttggatgcacgagtagagctcatactcagtacaagcggaggctagcaaaagaccGTGAGTGactaactaagagagcaataatggccataatcatgcatagcgacaaaacattattaaccaaagcatatagtgatattacaagtcaaaaactaaattatcatagaggctttagttgactggttatagtcataatatggtataagcatgcgccaagtcaacccaataaagcatgaaaggagaataccataatattatgcttttatgatggaaacaacacatgattcttttaatgacacattatgaactctcagctatttgagacaagtcatgctacaataataaatactaagcat contains:
- the LOC124697184 gene encoding auxin transporter-like protein 2, whose product is MAAAANESLADEKVPGTIGVGRYEEMEQDGDSSAAKSRLSGLLWHGGSAYDAWFSCASNQVAQVLLTLPYSFSQLGMLSGILFQLFYGLMGSWTAYLISILYLEYRTRKEREKADFRNHVIQWFEVLDGLLGRHWRNVGLAFNCTFLLFGSVIQLIACASNIYYINDRLDKRTWTYIFGACCATTVFIPSFHNYRIWSFLGLVMTTYTAWYLAVASLIHGQVDGVKHSGPTKMVLYFTGATNILYTFGGHAVTVEVMHAMWRPQKFKAIYLLATLYVLTLTLPSAASVYWAFGDQLLTHSNALSLLPRTPFRDAAVVLMLVHQIITFGFACTPLYFVWEKLIGLHDCRSLCKRAAARLPVVVPIWFLAIVFPFFGPINSAVGSLLVSFTVYIIPALAHMVTYRSAHARENAVEQPPRFAGRWTGTYVINTFVVVWVLVVGFGFGGWASMTNFVRQIDSFGLFTKCYQCPVPAPITMPLSAAPGGSWPFPGGLQNFTMLPPAPAPSPAHFFRHHSHGL